From Excalfactoria chinensis isolate bCotChi1 chromosome 4, bCotChi1.hap2, whole genome shotgun sequence, one genomic window encodes:
- the SMIM18 gene encoding small integral membrane protein 18 produces MATLNATHWNETTSIYQYLGFQVQKIYPFHDNWNTACFVILIIFIFTVVSLVVLAFLYEMLDCCCCVKNKTVKDLENEPNPVRAMLNSFRKRETEVV; encoded by the coding sequence ATGGCAACCCTCAACGCCACTCACTGGAACGAGACAACATCCATTTACCAGTACCTGGGCTTTCAAGTGCAAAAAATCTACCCTTTTCATGATAACTGGAACACTGCCTGCTTTGTTATTCTGATCATATTCATCTTCACTGTAGTTTCTCTGGTGGTGCTGGCTTTCCTCTATGAAATGCtagactgctgctgctgtgtgaaaaataaaactgtgaaaGACTTGGAGAACGAACCCAACCCTGTTAGAGCGATGCTGAACAGCTTCAGAAAGCGTGAAACGGAGGTGGTGTAG